In Acinonyx jubatus isolate Ajub_Pintada_27869175 chromosome B3, VMU_Ajub_asm_v1.0, whole genome shotgun sequence, a genomic segment contains:
- the LOC106969872 gene encoding olfactory receptor 4K3, translating into MAWNNQSMVTEFILQGLSSSWELQIFYFLFFFIVYAATVLGNLLIVLTIMSEPRLHSPMYFLLGNLSFIDMSLASFATPKMIADFLSKHKAISFEGCITQIFFLHLLGGAEIVLLISMSFDRYVAICKPLSYLTIMSRRMCVGLVSLSWIVGIFHAMSQLAFTVNLPFCGPNEVDSFFCDLPLVIKLACVDTYILGVFMISTSGMIALVCFILLVISYTIILVTVRKHSSGGSSKALSTCSAHFTVVTLFFGPCIFIYVWPFTNFPIDKVLSVFYTIFTPLLNPVIYTLRNKDVKDCMRKFSSHIFKSRKTDHTP; encoded by the coding sequence ATGGCCTGGAATAATCAGTCAATGGTAACTGAATTCATACTACAGGGTCTCTCCAGTTCTTGGGAACTCCAGATcttctatttcctgtttttcttcataGTCTATGCAGCCACTGTACTGGGGAACCTCCTTATTGTGCTCACCATCATGTCAGAGCCACGCCTTCACTCCCCCATGTACTTTTTGCTGGGCAATCTCTCCTTCATTGACATGTCTCTGGCCTCATTTGCCACCCCGAAAATGATTGCAGATTTCCTCAGTAAGCACAAAGCCATCTCTTTTGAAGGCTGCATCACTCAGAtatttttcctgcatctgttAGGGGGTGCTGAGATTGTACTGCTGATATCCATGTCTTTTGATAGGTACGTGGCTATATGTAAACCTCTAAGTTATTTAACCATTATGAGCCGAAGAATGTGTGTTGGGCTCGTATCACTTTCCTGGATTGTTGGCATCTTCCATGCTATGAGTCAGTTAGCATTTACTGTGAATCTGCCCTTCTGTGGACCCAATGAAGTGGACAGCTTCTTCTGCGACCTCCCCTTGGTAATTAAACTCGCCTGTGTAGACACATACATTCTGGGAGTATTCATGATCTCAACCAGTGGCATGATTGCCCTGGTGTGTTTCATCCTTTTGGTGATCTCCTATACTATCATCCTGGTCACTGTGCGGAAACATTCCTCTGGTGGGTCCTCCAAAGCCCTCTCCACTTGCAGTGCCCACTTCACTGTTGTGACCCTTTTCTTTGGCCCATGCATTTTCATCTATGTATGGCCTTTCACAAATTTCCCAATAGACAAAGTGCTCTCAGTATTTTATACCATTTTCACTCCCCTCTTGAATCCAGTGATCTATACCCTTAGAAATAAAGACGTCAAGGATTGCATGAGAAAATTTAGCAGCCATATCTTTAAGTCTAGGAAGACTGATCATACCCCTTGA
- the LOC106969873 gene encoding olfactory receptor 4K2-like, producing MCNCRSVTFSRSVILSYFVIAEQSLQIMEGFNHSGVSEFVLLGLTDSPELQIFFFVMFSVFYLLTMLGNCLILLTVLCTPHLHSPMYFLLSNLSLIDMCLSSFATPKMIMDFFAEHKTISFEGCISQIFFLHLFTGTEIVLLISMSFDRYIAICKPLHYSTIMSQRVCVGLVVTSWTVGFLHTMSQLAFTLCLPFCGPNVVDSFFCDLPLVIQLACIDIYVLGIFMISTSGVIALVSFLLLLTSYVIVLVTIKDHSSTGSSKVFSTCTAHFLVVLMFFGPCIFIYVWPFTNFLVDKVLSVFYTIFTPFLNPLIYTLRNQEMKTAVKKKLSNQYLNLGKTSPRYPVH from the coding sequence ATGTGTAATTGTAGAAGTGTCACATTTTCTAGATCTGTAATTTTGTCCTATTTTGTCATTGCAGAGCAGAGTCTGCAGATCATGGAGGGATTCAACCATTCTGGAGTATCTGAATTTGTATTACTTGGACTTACTGATTCTCCTGAgctccagatttttttctttgtgatgttttctgttttctatttactAACTATGTTGGGCAACTGCTTGATTTTGCTCACAGTCCTATGCACCCCACACCTTCACTCCCCCATGTATTTCCTCCTCAGCAACCTGTCTCTCATTGACATGTGCTTGTCCTCCTTTGCCACTCCAAAGATGATCATGGACTTCTTTGCTGAGCATAAGACCATCTCCTTTGAGGGCTGCATTTCTCAGATCTTCTTTTTGCACCTTTTCACTGGGACTGAGATTGTGCTGCTGATCTCCATGTCTTTTGACAGGTACATTGCCATATGCAAACCTCTCCATTATTCAACAATTATGAGCCAAAGAGTGTGTGTTGGGCTTGTGGTAACTTCTTGGACAGTGGGCTTCCTGCATACAATGAGCCAGTTAGCTTTTACTCTCTGTTTACCCTTCTGTGGTCCCAATGTTGTAGACAGTTTCTTCTGTGACCTTCCTTTGGTCATCCAGCTGGCTTGTATAGATATCTATGTTCTTGGAATCTTCATGATCTCAACTAGTGGTGTGATTGCTCTTGTAAGTTTTCTGCTTTTGCTCACCTCCTACGTCATTGTTCTTGTCACTATCAAGGACCACTCCTCCACAGGATCATCTAAGGTTTTTTCTACCTGTACTGCACATTTCCTAGTTGTGTTAATGTTCTTTGGGCCCTGCATCTTCATCTATGTGTGGCCTTTCACCAACTTCCTGGTGGACAAAGTTCTGTCTGTTTTCTATACCATCTTTACCCCCTTTCTGAATCCACTTATCTATACTTTGAGAAACCAGGAAATGAAGACGGCTGTGAAGAAGAAACTAAGTAACCAATACCTAAATCTTGGGAAAACTTCTCCAAGATATCCAGTGCATTGA